The following coding sequences are from one Paenibacillus sp. JDR-2 window:
- a CDS encoding sigma-70 family RNA polymerase sigma factor: MNISNPAPDLFKDIFHKHYPSVLRKLIALLRDQSAAEDLAQEVFLKLYKNPPSRPEAVGAWLHQVLTRSAYDYLDQKARERMLVQRQEKQLMTEPQTFQSGEQAVIKQDEEEQVQGWLNSLPERDRDLLLLRYSGYSYSEIAQELNVQQPQVGMLLKRAGERLRKQALKHENQWSHE; this comes from the coding sequence ATGAACATTTCCAATCCGGCGCCGGATTTGTTTAAAGATATCTTTCATAAGCATTATCCGTCCGTACTTCGAAAATTAATAGCACTCCTGCGTGATCAATCGGCTGCAGAGGATTTAGCCCAGGAAGTATTCCTGAAATTATACAAGAATCCGCCGTCAAGGCCGGAGGCCGTTGGAGCTTGGCTGCATCAAGTACTAACGAGAAGCGCCTACGATTATTTGGATCAGAAGGCAAGAGAACGAATGCTTGTGCAGCGGCAGGAGAAGCAGTTAATGACAGAGCCGCAGACCTTCCAATCCGGGGAGCAGGCCGTAATCAAACAGGATGAGGAAGAGCAGGTGCAAGGCTGGCTGAACTCATTGCCCGAAAGGGATAGGGATTTGCTGCTGCTTCGTTACTCGGGATACAGCTATTCGGAAATCGCGCAGGAATTAAATGTACAGCAGCCTCAAGTAGGCATGCTTCTGAAGCGGGCAGGGGAACGATTAAGAAAACAAGCGTTAAAGCATGAAAATCAATGGTCGCATGAATAA
- a CDS encoding ABC transporter ATP-binding protein: MSYAIETFGLTKNYGNGRGCHDVTLRIPAGEAFGFLGPNGAGKSTIVKMLVGLTTPTEGKALLFGQPAGSVEARRRIGYLPELFRYPGWLSGEEAMHFHAKLCGMKGAEAKSRINRLLDEVGIGQRGKDRIKGYSKGMQQRLGLACALLADPDIVFLDEPASALDPVGRHEVRELLQRLRREGKTIFLNSHLLEDVELLCDHVALLNNGRILADGRVSDVLRASTRWRFRVGGMTPELLDWLRETMIVPVDTIPWEGSETPAWGEHWLEAELAEDEQVGYFNRLLIEQGLALYETQKVKSSLDEWFLQAVSGLEHRGENR; encoded by the coding sequence ATGAGTTATGCCATCGAAACATTCGGTTTAACGAAAAACTACGGGAACGGACGTGGCTGTCATGATGTCACGCTCCGCATTCCTGCCGGGGAAGCCTTTGGCTTCCTTGGCCCTAACGGGGCTGGCAAGAGTACCATCGTTAAAATGCTGGTAGGGCTGACGACGCCTACGGAAGGGAAAGCCTTATTGTTTGGCCAGCCTGCGGGTTCCGTGGAAGCCCGGCGGCGAATCGGCTATCTGCCGGAATTGTTCCGCTACCCGGGATGGTTAAGCGGCGAAGAGGCGATGCATTTCCATGCCAAGCTTTGCGGAATGAAAGGGGCAGAGGCCAAGAGCCGGATTAACCGATTGCTGGACGAGGTAGGAATCGGGCAGCGAGGGAAGGACAGGATAAAGGGTTATTCCAAAGGGATGCAGCAGCGGCTGGGTCTCGCCTGCGCGCTTTTGGCCGACCCGGATATCGTATTTCTGGACGAGCCGGCATCCGCCTTGGATCCCGTTGGCCGTCATGAAGTACGCGAGCTGCTCCAGCGTCTTCGCAGGGAAGGGAAAACGATCTTCCTGAACTCCCATCTATTGGAGGATGTGGAGCTGTTATGCGATCATGTAGCACTGCTTAACAATGGCAGAATACTTGCCGACGGGCGTGTATCGGATGTGTTACGGGCTTCGACACGCTGGCGCTTCCGGGTAGGCGGCATGACCCCTGAACTGCTGGATTGGCTTCGCGAAACGATGATTGTACCGGTCGATACTATTCCTTGGGAGGGCAGTGAAACGCCTGCTTGGGGAGAGCATTGGCTGGAAGCCGAGCTTGCCGAAGACGAGCAGGTAGGCTATTTTAACCGTCTGCTGATTGAACAGGGACTGGCTTTATACGAGACACAGAAGGTGAAGTCAAGCCTGGATGAATGGTTTTTACAGGCAGTATCGGGATTGGAGCATAGGGGGGAAAACCGGTGA
- a CDS encoding spore germination protein encodes MNPSVAASEQFFYEQFSGQSDFQSKRLLIGGIEYRLFYLDTLIDSSHVQEFILKPLLSQPLNEVREVISILDYAETDHIELAVQAVVCGKTVLHRDGESKLYLLGADLKKERTINIPSNERILRGANEAFIENLDTNLNLMRKLIPSTEFVIKSYTIGRLSKTKVAVMYIKTVADPSFVEELDRRLLSIDIDYTESPGFIDELIRDKKFSLFPQLLITERPDRARSYLMEGKMVIATSGAPDAIILPVTFWSFFQSPDDYHISWLLGTFFRLLRLACFLLAIGLPAFYVSVSSFNPQLLPINFVNTLQSSLKYVTFPPLIETIAMMLLLEILREATIRLASPAGQTIGVVGGIVIGTVIVQSNLASNTMVIVAALTGLASFIIPSYEMSSAVRLLGYPAILLSSVFGLLGLAFFFMIIFIYLCQMSTMGQPYFTPPSSLSGIRDTLIRSPIWNMKKRPARTSPYNQTRLRHPRSWKR; translated from the coding sequence GTGAACCCGTCCGTCGCGGCATCAGAGCAATTTTTCTACGAGCAATTTTCCGGTCAAAGCGATTTTCAATCGAAAAGGCTGCTGATCGGCGGAATCGAATACAGACTATTCTATTTGGACACCTTGATTGATTCCTCCCATGTCCAGGAATTCATCTTGAAACCGTTGCTTTCACAGCCTTTGAATGAGGTACGCGAGGTTATATCGATACTTGACTATGCGGAAACGGATCACATCGAATTAGCCGTTCAAGCGGTTGTATGCGGCAAAACGGTGCTGCATCGCGACGGAGAGAGCAAATTGTATTTGCTTGGCGCTGATTTGAAGAAGGAGCGCACCATTAACATTCCGTCAAATGAGCGTATTCTTCGTGGAGCAAATGAAGCGTTCATAGAAAATTTGGATACCAATCTTAATTTGATGCGCAAGCTGATTCCTTCAACCGAGTTTGTTATCAAATCGTATACGATAGGCCGTTTATCCAAGACAAAGGTAGCCGTTATGTACATTAAGACGGTCGCGGACCCGTCATTTGTTGAGGAACTGGACCGGCGTCTCCTGAGCATCGATATCGATTATACGGAATCCCCAGGTTTTATTGACGAACTGATCCGGGACAAAAAATTCAGCCTGTTCCCGCAGCTCTTAATTACCGAACGCCCAGACCGTGCGCGCTCCTATTTAATGGAAGGCAAAATGGTCATTGCGACCTCAGGTGCACCGGATGCCATTATATTGCCCGTAACGTTCTGGTCCTTTTTTCAAAGCCCTGACGATTACCATATCAGCTGGCTGCTTGGAACCTTCTTCCGGCTTCTTCGTCTTGCCTGCTTTCTGCTGGCCATTGGGCTGCCTGCCTTTTATGTGTCGGTCAGTTCCTTTAACCCCCAGCTGCTGCCGATTAATTTCGTGAATACGCTGCAAAGCTCGCTGAAATACGTGACTTTTCCGCCGTTAATCGAGACGATTGCCATGATGCTTTTGCTTGAAATCTTAAGAGAAGCCACCATACGGCTTGCCAGTCCAGCCGGCCAAACCATAGGCGTAGTAGGCGGTATCGTTATCGGAACCGTAATTGTGCAGTCGAACCTGGCTTCCAACACGATGGTTATCGTAGCCGCCTTAACAGGCTTGGCTTCTTTTATTATTCCATCCTACGAGATGAGCAGCGCGGTAAGATTGCTCGGTTACCCGGCGATTCTATTGTCCTCTGTCTTTGGGCTGCTGGGTCTGGCGTTTTTCTTTATGATCATCTTTATTTACTTATGTCAAATGAGCACAATGGGACAGCCTTACTTTACTCCTCCTTCTTCTTTAAGCGGGATAAGAGATACGCTGATCCGCTCACCTATTTGGAATATGAAAAAAAGACCGGCAAGAACCTCGCCATATAATCAAACTAGGCTGCGGCATCCGAGGAGTTGGAAAAGATGA
- a CDS encoding GerAB/ArcD/ProY family transporter codes for MMKEESINGRQLITLTVMAQLGTEVLSLPHVGAENARQDTWLAVLISGIAAQIGILLIWWLGSRYPNRNFYAYSREVVGRPVGFVINLLYGCYYTFSGLLITVLYTDILKRWMFLLTPRWLIFLMLVILCGYAATSSLKRLAFISQSFMIFPVICFLLIAFSGIYGLDARNLLPVLSNGWSPVIKGVYVAFSAYIGYDLLLYAYPYVEAGSKKKLLLAMSVANALTIVFYVTVCLVCTTMFGQKQLIIVPEPIVFILKNYRIQILQSLDILFLIFYVFVVSATIYVYFFLASKAFVHLRTAGLGRSYLWVWTIVTICFVASFFLTKRNDILRIAAFQDQLSILTVVALPLLLLLISGIRSAGRHRV; via the coding sequence ATGATGAAGGAAGAGTCTATCAACGGTAGGCAGTTGATCACGCTAACCGTAATGGCACAGCTCGGTACCGAGGTTCTATCCCTCCCCCACGTAGGAGCCGAAAATGCCCGGCAAGATACGTGGCTTGCAGTGCTGATTAGCGGAATAGCCGCGCAAATCGGAATCTTGTTAATCTGGTGGCTCGGTAGCCGGTATCCGAATCGGAACTTCTACGCGTATTCCCGGGAAGTTGTCGGCAGACCGGTTGGTTTTGTCATCAACCTGCTGTATGGATGCTACTATACCTTCTCCGGACTGCTCATTACCGTGCTGTACACCGACATTTTAAAACGATGGATGTTCTTGCTTACGCCAAGGTGGCTCATCTTCCTTATGCTTGTTATCCTTTGCGGATATGCAGCCACTTCTTCACTAAAGAGACTGGCCTTCATCTCGCAGTCCTTTATGATCTTTCCCGTCATCTGTTTCCTGCTGATTGCGTTTAGCGGGATATACGGACTGGATGCTAGAAATCTTCTGCCCGTGTTGTCAAACGGCTGGTCTCCCGTTATAAAAGGCGTGTATGTCGCCTTTAGCGCTTATATCGGATACGATCTGCTTCTATATGCTTACCCCTATGTGGAAGCCGGCAGCAAAAAGAAACTGCTGCTTGCGATGTCGGTTGCCAACGCTTTGACCATCGTTTTTTATGTAACCGTCTGCCTCGTCTGTACAACGATGTTTGGCCAGAAGCAGTTGATTATCGTGCCGGAACCGATTGTTTTCATTTTGAAAAACTACCGCATTCAGATTTTGCAAAGCCTGGATATTCTGTTTCTTATCTTTTACGTCTTCGTCGTCTCCGCTACGATCTACGTGTACTTCTTTCTGGCTTCCAAAGCCTTTGTGCATTTGCGCACCGCGGGGCTTGGCAGGTCTTATCTTTGGGTCTGGACTATTGTAACGATTTGCTTTGTTGCAAGCTTCTTTCTAACAAAGCGCAATGATATTTTGCGGATCGCCGCCTTTCAAGATCAGCTCTCGATTCTCACCGTTGTGGCGCTCCCCCTTCTCCTGCTCCTTATTTCCGGAATTCGGAGTGCCGGGAGGCATCGGGTATGA
- a CDS encoding Ger(x)C family spore germination protein, producing the protein MKRTIAALIICLFMTGCWDQLQLKKLLFVDIIGIDYEGNSKQLKVDYVISSLREASQGGGRQTSLHMKTTGTNLYDAVSNTNKEMPGILSVLETRLYLISSRFAKDEPLRHLDIASQFASNPLYAYLAVYDGDLTELLSKKSINDQTVSNFLIGLIDDEIRRGEIPSNKLLHYILGGNQFMNDFALNRFEPYRDEARLSGTALFSDGRYTGKNLNNEETQLATLIENPSGKNQLLSSQREGQQYSVLIQSAKRRFHVFTNADKLREIEISLQLQVKLVEDGSEFEKHTDKKLKDMESFIAADLTTRTTKVMAALQQANCDFMQLGHEVAVFHPNLYNNLNWREQYPTLRIKPKVTVKILNTAILE; encoded by the coding sequence ATGAAGAGAACCATAGCGGCGTTGATTATTTGTCTTTTTATGACGGGCTGCTGGGATCAGCTTCAATTAAAAAAGCTGCTTTTTGTCGATATTATCGGGATTGATTACGAGGGCAACAGCAAGCAGCTTAAAGTGGACTACGTCATCTCTTCCCTTCGTGAAGCAAGTCAAGGCGGCGGAAGACAAACTTCCTTGCATATGAAGACGACGGGGACCAACCTATATGATGCTGTTTCCAATACAAACAAGGAAATGCCCGGTATCCTTTCGGTCCTTGAGACGAGGCTGTATCTGATAAGCTCCCGCTTCGCCAAGGATGAACCATTGCGGCATCTGGACATTGCCAGTCAATTTGCTTCCAACCCGTTATACGCTTATTTAGCCGTGTATGACGGTGATCTCACGGAGCTGCTCAGCAAAAAAAGCATCAATGATCAGACCGTTTCCAATTTCCTCATTGGTCTTATTGATGATGAAATCCGCAGAGGAGAGATTCCTTCCAATAAATTGCTTCATTACATCCTAGGGGGTAACCAGTTCATGAACGATTTCGCCTTAAACCGGTTCGAGCCCTATAGGGACGAAGCGCGTCTGTCCGGTACAGCTTTATTCAGCGACGGGCGGTATACCGGGAAAAATTTGAATAATGAGGAGACTCAGCTTGCAACCTTGATTGAAAATCCGTCCGGAAAGAACCAATTGCTTTCCAGCCAGCGGGAAGGACAACAGTACTCGGTCCTTATTCAATCTGCCAAACGCCGTTTTCATGTGTTTACGAATGCGGATAAGCTCCGTGAGATCGAAATCTCCCTGCAGCTGCAGGTTAAATTAGTTGAGGACGGCTCCGAGTTCGAAAAACATACGGATAAGAAGCTAAAGGACATGGAGTCGTTTATCGCAGCGGATCTTACGACTAGAACAACTAAGGTCATGGCAGCTCTCCAGCAGGCAAACTGCGATTTCATGCAGCTGGGCCATGAGGTGGCCGTCTTTCATCCGAACCTATACAACAATCTCAACTGGCGGGAGCAATATCCCACACTCCGCATTAAACCGAAAGTAACCGTAAAAATCCTAAACACTGCGATTTTGGAGTAA
- a CDS encoding GH1 family beta-glucosidase, with the protein MFSQFGKNFIFGTATAAYQIEGGWNEDGKGLSIWDKFAHTPGKIRDGSSGDLACNTYHDFQTDIEIMKSLTMDAYRFSISWSRLMPEGRGAVNQKGLDYYDRLVDTLLEKGIRPFVTLFHWDTPYALYEKYKGFAGRETANYFAEYALLAAQKFGDRVKDWITLNEPWEHAMMGHFLGEHAPGLKNPWTYFKVAHHQLLGHGLAVQAMRSARRDLNIGVTLSQFPVYPASFEPSQKEMDSVEMADMFINRFYLDGVFKGKYPEKLFARLWPIVPKILQGDMATIQQPVDFLGVNYYSRLFAERKWYIPFLKTWIDRSNSDERYAHPVLGVHGYPEGFKELAKRYREEYGNPAVYITENGTVGGEISDKNRIRYLTHYLSSLREAIDEGSDIRGYFYWSLLDNFEWNSGLACRMGLIHVDHATQQRTIRESGFWLRDLIANQESRR; encoded by the coding sequence ATGTTTTCTCAGTTCGGAAAAAACTTTATATTTGGAACGGCTACGGCAGCTTATCAGATCGAGGGAGGCTGGAACGAGGACGGCAAGGGGCTGTCGATCTGGGACAAGTTCGCCCATACGCCGGGCAAGATCCGAGACGGCAGTTCCGGGGATCTGGCTTGCAATACTTATCATGATTTTCAGACGGATATTGAGATTATGAAAAGCCTTACCATGGATGCCTACAGGTTCTCGATCAGCTGGTCCCGATTAATGCCAGAGGGCAGGGGCGCGGTGAACCAAAAGGGATTGGACTATTACGACCGTCTGGTGGATACGCTGCTGGAAAAGGGGATTCGGCCGTTTGTAACGCTTTTTCACTGGGATACGCCATATGCATTATACGAGAAATACAAAGGTTTTGCCGGCAGGGAGACTGCAAACTATTTTGCGGAATATGCTCTTCTCGCGGCTCAAAAATTCGGGGACAGGGTAAAGGATTGGATTACTTTAAACGAGCCTTGGGAACATGCGATGATGGGGCATTTTCTCGGCGAGCATGCGCCTGGCTTAAAAAATCCTTGGACCTATTTCAAAGTTGCGCATCATCAGCTGCTCGGTCATGGATTAGCGGTGCAGGCTATGCGAAGTGCCCGCAGGGATTTGAATATTGGCGTTACGTTAAGCCAATTTCCGGTTTATCCGGCTAGCTTCGAACCCAGCCAAAAGGAGATGGATTCGGTCGAGATGGCAGATATGTTCATCAACCGGTTTTATCTGGATGGCGTTTTTAAAGGGAAGTACCCTGAGAAGCTCTTTGCAAGACTTTGGCCAATCGTGCCAAAGATACTCCAAGGAGATATGGCAACCATTCAACAGCCCGTCGATTTTCTCGGGGTCAATTATTACAGTCGTTTGTTTGCCGAGAGAAAATGGTATATACCATTCCTAAAGACATGGATTGACCGATCGAATTCCGATGAACGTTACGCTCATCCCGTTCTTGGCGTTCACGGTTATCCTGAGGGCTTTAAGGAGTTGGCCAAGCGGTATCGCGAAGAATATGGTAACCCAGCCGTTTATATAACGGAGAATGGCACAGTAGGAGGGGAGATCTCGGATAAAAACCGTATCCGATATTTAACCCATTATCTAAGCTCCCTGCGGGAGGCCATCGATGAGGGCTCCGATATTAGAGGGTATTTCTATTGGTCGCTGCTTGACAATTTCGAATGGAACTCGGGTTTAGCTTGTCGTATGGGACTTATTCATGTCGATCATGCAACCCAGCAGCGTACCATTCGCGAGAGCGGCTTCTGGCTGAGGGATCTGATCGCAAATCAGGAAAGCAGAAGATAA
- a CDS encoding LysR family transcriptional regulator, producing MTLTQLKYIIEVANRGSINEAAKRLFISQPTLSNAIKDLEEELQLAIFERSNKGISLSKEGVEFLSYARQVVEQAELLEGRYLNRKPSPQHFSVSTQHYAFAVNAFVSLVQEHGQEEYELSLRETKTYEIIEDVKSLRSEIGILYLNEFNGKVINKLLKDSNLQFTSLFTAKPHIFISIKNPLAKQAKVTIDQLDEFPYLSFDQGEYNSFHFAEEILSTLSHKKSIRVNDRATLFNLLIGLNGYTISTGVLSAELNGNEIIPVPLDTDETINVGWIAHRSTALSKLGTAYIEALHQAIAPAP from the coding sequence TTGACCTTAACCCAACTGAAATACATCATCGAAGTTGCGAACCGCGGCTCCATTAACGAAGCGGCGAAGAGGCTGTTTATTTCGCAGCCAACGCTGTCGAACGCGATTAAGGATCTGGAAGAAGAGCTGCAGCTGGCGATTTTCGAGCGCTCCAATAAAGGAATTTCCCTCTCGAAGGAGGGAGTGGAGTTCCTCAGCTATGCCCGTCAGGTAGTGGAGCAAGCAGAGCTGTTGGAAGGCCGGTATTTGAACAGAAAGCCGTCTCCACAGCATTTTTCCGTCTCCACGCAGCATTATGCATTTGCAGTAAATGCTTTTGTTAGTCTGGTGCAGGAACACGGACAAGAGGAATATGAGCTGTCGCTGCGGGAGACGAAGACCTACGAAATTATCGAAGACGTAAAAAGCCTGCGAAGCGAGATTGGCATCCTTTATCTGAACGAATTTAACGGCAAAGTAATCAATAAGCTGCTGAAAGACTCAAACCTGCAGTTTACGAGCTTGTTCACGGCAAAGCCGCATATTTTCATCAGCATTAAGAACCCTTTGGCGAAGCAAGCCAAGGTAACGATTGACCAGCTGGACGAGTTTCCGTATCTGTCCTTTGACCAAGGGGAGTACAACTCCTTCCATTTCGCCGAGGAGATTCTCAGTACGTTATCGCATAAAAAAAGCATCCGGGTCAACGATCGCGCGACGTTGTTTAACCTGCTGATCGGCCTGAACGGTTATACGATCTCGACCGGTGTCTTGAGCGCGGAGCTGAACGGAAACGAGATTATTCCAGTGCCGCTTGATACCGACGAGACGATTAATGTCGGCTGGATTGCGCACCGGAGCACCGCGTTATCGAAGCTTGGGACCGCCTATATCGAGGCTTTGCATCAGGCGATAGCACCAGCTCCGTGA
- the metE gene encoding 5-methyltetrahydropteroyltriglutamate--homocysteine S-methyltransferase encodes MAKSSVLGYPRIGENREWKKALEAFWAGKLEESELHKQLQEIRLNHLRKQQDKGIDFIPVNDFSYYDQVLDTAAMFGIVPKRFSYNGGPVPISVYYGIARGTKDAAASEMTKWFNTNYHYIVPEFYGAQPALTENKPLIAYREAKEKLGIEGKPVILGPFSFLKLSKGYGRSEVDSWLSILLKLYVQVLQELAAEGVQWVQIDEPVLVTKLSNDDLARLRTVYGKIAEAVPGLKIMLQTYFESVDQYKEIVSLPVQGVGLDLVHGLKGNLSAIRQYGFPADKVLGAGVIDGRGIWKASLGKKLELLKELQGLVSADKLLVQTSCSLLHVPVTTKPETKLQPELKNALAFADEKLDEVVLLTQALNNGEVSVAEALQSNQSDVGALEQSASRNRSDVKSAVARIETQVPARKSPFAERNAAQQVKWQLPLFPTTTIGSFPQSTEVRKARQSWRKGEWNNEQYSSFIQDQIDAWISYQEEIGLDVLVHGEFERTDMVEFFGEKLEGFAFTQNGWVQSYGSRCVKPPVIFGDVAFKDAMTVEETVYAQSKTNRPVKGMLTGPITIMNWSFVRDDIEREQIAYQLAYALRQEVEALENAGIGMIQVDEPAVREGLPLKEEEQKPYLDWAVKAFRMTTCTVQDTTQIHTHMCYCEFHDMIDSIEEMDADVISIETSRSHGELIHSFEVNTYKHGIGLGVYDIHSPRVPDVQEMTNMIDRALQVLDPKLFWINPDCGLKTRGKEETIASLRNMVEATKLARDKFTVKA; translated from the coding sequence ATGGCAAAGAGCAGTGTATTGGGGTACCCTCGAATCGGTGAAAACCGTGAATGGAAAAAAGCGCTGGAAGCATTCTGGGCAGGCAAGCTGGAGGAATCCGAGCTTCACAAACAGCTGCAAGAGATTCGCTTGAACCATCTGCGCAAACAGCAAGATAAAGGCATCGACTTCATTCCGGTTAATGACTTCAGCTACTACGATCAAGTATTGGATACAGCCGCCATGTTCGGAATCGTTCCGAAGCGGTTTTCATATAACGGCGGTCCGGTTCCTATTTCCGTTTATTACGGCATCGCCCGCGGTACGAAGGACGCTGCAGCAAGCGAAATGACGAAATGGTTCAACACGAACTATCATTACATTGTTCCGGAGTTCTATGGCGCTCAGCCAGCTCTCACGGAAAATAAACCGCTTATCGCTTACCGCGAAGCGAAAGAAAAGCTCGGTATTGAAGGCAAGCCGGTTATTCTTGGACCATTTTCCTTTCTCAAGCTGTCGAAGGGATATGGCCGCTCCGAGGTTGACTCTTGGCTCTCGATCCTTCTTAAGCTGTATGTTCAAGTTCTTCAAGAGCTTGCGGCGGAAGGCGTCCAATGGGTGCAGATCGATGAGCCTGTGCTTGTGACTAAGCTGAGCAATGATGACTTGGCCCGCCTGAGAACGGTATACGGCAAAATTGCGGAAGCAGTACCTGGCCTGAAAATTATGCTGCAGACTTACTTCGAATCGGTTGACCAGTACAAGGAAATTGTTAGCCTGCCTGTACAAGGCGTTGGCTTAGACCTCGTGCATGGATTGAAGGGCAACCTCTCCGCCATTCGCCAATACGGCTTCCCGGCAGACAAAGTGCTTGGCGCCGGCGTGATTGACGGCCGCGGTATTTGGAAGGCATCTCTTGGGAAGAAGCTCGAGCTCTTGAAGGAGCTGCAAGGCCTTGTATCGGCTGACAAGCTGCTCGTTCAAACTTCCTGCAGCCTGCTGCATGTCCCTGTTACGACAAAGCCCGAGACCAAGCTTCAGCCTGAGCTGAAGAACGCGCTTGCCTTTGCGGATGAAAAGCTGGACGAGGTCGTATTGCTTACACAAGCCTTGAACAATGGTGAAGTATCCGTTGCTGAAGCGCTCCAGTCGAACCAGTCGGATGTTGGTGCATTAGAGCAGTCCGCTTCCCGTAACCGTTCGGATGTTAAATCTGCGGTAGCTCGTATTGAAACGCAAGTGCCGGCAAGAAAATCCCCGTTTGCAGAGCGTAATGCGGCTCAGCAGGTGAAATGGCAGCTGCCGTTGTTCCCGACTACAACAATCGGAAGCTTCCCGCAATCGACGGAAGTACGCAAGGCGCGCCAATCATGGCGCAAAGGCGAATGGAACAATGAGCAGTATTCGAGCTTTATTCAAGACCAGATTGATGCTTGGATCAGCTATCAGGAAGAGATCGGCCTTGATGTACTGGTACACGGCGAGTTTGAACGGACCGACATGGTTGAATTTTTCGGCGAGAAGCTTGAAGGCTTTGCGTTTACTCAAAACGGCTGGGTGCAATCCTACGGCTCCCGTTGCGTGAAACCTCCGGTTATTTTCGGAGACGTTGCATTCAAGGATGCGATGACGGTCGAAGAAACCGTGTATGCGCAATCCAAAACAAACCGTCCGGTGAAAGGCATGCTTACGGGTCCAATCACGATTATGAACTGGTCCTTCGTTCGTGACGATATCGAGCGCGAGCAAATTGCTTATCAGCTTGCTTATGCTCTCCGTCAGGAAGTAGAAGCACTTGAGAATGCCGGCATCGGCATGATTCAGGTGGATGAGCCGGCAGTACGGGAAGGTCTTCCTCTGAAGGAGGAGGAGCAGAAGCCTTATCTGGATTGGGCGGTTAAAGCGTTCCGCATGACAACCTGCACCGTTCAGGACACAACGCAAATTCATACTCATATGTGCTATTGCGAATTCCATGACATGATTGATTCGATCGAAGAGATGGATGCGGATGTTATCTCCATCGAGACTTCCCGTAGTCACGGCGAGCTGATCCACAGCTTTGAAGTGAATACGTACAAGCATGGCATCGGCCTTGGCGTTTACGATATTCATAGCCCTCGCGTACCGGATGTGCAGGAAATGACAAACATGATCGACCGGGCGCTTCAAGTTCTTGATCCTAAGCTGTTCTGGATTAACCCGGACTGTGGATTAAAGACACGCGGCAAGGAAGAAACCATTGCTTCGCTGCGCAACATGGTCGAAGCCACCAAGCTGGCGCGCGATAAGTTTACCGTTAAGGCATAA
- a CDS encoding ABC transporter permease subunit — protein sequence MIAVWMLTWKELIRKKVTLMTLLLTVLFWIAFYFIARSAGASVSHYESGIISLDNLIDRFRGSAILLWIGFFFASFATGFLAIFSSVAAITGEAEHGVLQSVFARPIKRTFWYLGRWLGFVTFCLVYALILFVSILGIVTYATGVHPDWSAIGPALVLFVSPVLLLVTLTMLASCWLAPLGNGVAMVMLFGMGWLGTMLDRVIAAGMFASNDSTKTSDTMEMVSGLIRLLIPTDALQQRMLSDLFQVKDLGQSFTSRDSLGYFSIVNPPSDAFLYYTAVYFVFFLAAGLYVIRRRDF from the coding sequence GTGATTGCCGTGTGGATGTTAACCTGGAAAGAGCTGATACGCAAAAAAGTCACCTTGATGACTTTGCTGCTTACGGTTTTGTTTTGGATTGCTTTTTATTTTATCGCGCGAAGCGCGGGAGCGTCGGTATCGCATTACGAATCCGGCATCATAAGCCTGGATAATTTAATCGACCGCTTCAGGGGAAGCGCTATTTTGCTTTGGATCGGTTTTTTCTTTGCCTCCTTTGCGACAGGATTTCTGGCCATATTCAGCTCCGTGGCAGCCATTACCGGGGAAGCGGAGCATGGTGTGCTGCAATCGGTATTCGCAAGGCCAATTAAACGCACGTTTTGGTATTTGGGCCGCTGGCTCGGTTTTGTTACGTTTTGTCTTGTTTATGCGCTTATTCTATTCGTATCCATCCTTGGTATCGTAACTTACGCGACGGGTGTTCACCCGGATTGGTCGGCGATTGGGCCGGCACTAGTGTTGTTCGTCAGCCCGGTGCTGCTGTTGGTTACGCTGACGATGCTTGCATCCTGCTGGCTTGCGCCGCTTGGCAATGGGGTTGCGATGGTAATGCTCTTTGGGATGGGCTGGCTTGGTACCATGCTCGACCGGGTCATTGCTGCCGGTATGTTTGCGTCCAACGATTCAACGAAAACATCCGATACGATGGAAATGGTGTCGGGTCTGATCCGGCTTCTTATTCCAACCGATGCCCTGCAGCAGCGGATGTTATCGGACTTATTCCAGGTGAAAGATCTGGGCCAGTCGTTCACCTCCAGAGATTCCTTGGGCTATTTTTCAATCGTAAATCCGCCGTCAGACGCTTTCTTATATTACACGGCCGTTTATTTCGTGTTTTTCCTGGCGGCAGGTTTGTACGTCATCCGAAGAAGAGACTTTTAA